In Pseudovibrio brasiliensis, the following are encoded in one genomic region:
- a CDS encoding TRAP transporter small permease produces the protein MSILTSELPRPVAKPLNGVIKLMNLMITAGGVIMALTFFMVVIVRYGFGGNLFAYEEWLMTVSFWMFFMAAAVASARKEHVNADVLGFLIKNPRIIWWREIAVEIIEIGVLSAVTYWGFLMLQEELASYPIWQTTVALKIPFFVPRLGIFLGFLFMTLFAVLHFYLLLRNGPKWPEREPREIAESVDPEEEQVKAQGAAQ, from the coding sequence ATGAGTATTCTGACAAGCGAACTTCCAAGACCAGTGGCTAAACCGCTGAACGGCGTCATTAAACTGATGAACCTCATGATTACAGCAGGCGGTGTAATCATGGCGCTCACATTCTTTATGGTGGTGATCGTCCGTTATGGCTTTGGTGGTAACTTATTCGCCTATGAAGAATGGCTGATGACTGTCAGTTTCTGGATGTTCTTCATGGCTGCTGCTGTCGCCTCAGCACGCAAAGAGCACGTAAACGCAGACGTGCTTGGCTTTCTTATCAAGAACCCACGCATCATCTGGTGGCGTGAGATTGCAGTTGAAATCATCGAGATTGGTGTGCTGTCCGCTGTGACGTATTGGGGCTTCCTGATGCTTCAGGAAGAACTGGCATCCTACCCAATCTGGCAGACAACTGTTGCTCTGAAGATCCCATTCTTCGTGCCACGCCTCGGTATTTTCCTCGGTTTCCTGTTTATGACCCTGTTTGCGGTGCTGCACTTCTATCTGCTGCTCAGGAACGGCCCAAAATGGCCAGAGCGCGAGCCGCGCGAAATCGCGGAGAGTGTTGACCCTGAAGAAGAACAAGTAAAAGCACAAGGGGCTGCGCAATGA
- a CDS encoding TRAP transporter large permease: MIIVGSIAILCGLLLLGVSVHLAFGAILIFLAYMGGHDVAGYLPTGHWKMNNVVLLAIPLFIMAGGIMEKGRIAAPLVALAELFIGHIKGGLSAATVLASGVFGSISGSANATLTCIGGIMMPHLRKANYPQGQSAALIVSAAPLGLLIPPSASHILYAWVAQQSVLRAFLSTVIPGLILITLLIVVNQIMLRKYKDIKLEERPENFNFEFKKRGLKAFPALMMPVIILGGIYGGVMTPTEAAGVAVIYAIPVAIYVYRGLTWKTFRETVLSSGITIGVVMAMIFMVLIVSRFLIFEDIPAIAEEFVYSVSEDPIMILLMVNLVMIIIGMLMDDISGILLSTPLLLPIVQGVGMDPIHFAAVLGVNLGMANITPPTAPLLYLGSKVTDTSVDKMLKPTLMFIFFAWLPTLVLTTFIPQLALFVPDLLLN; encoded by the coding sequence ATGATTATTGTAGGATCTATCGCCATTCTTTGCGGCCTGCTGCTGCTTGGTGTCAGTGTGCATCTGGCGTTTGGCGCAATTCTGATTTTCCTCGCCTATATGGGCGGTCACGATGTGGCTGGTTATCTGCCAACCGGTCACTGGAAGATGAACAATGTGGTGCTGCTGGCTATTCCGCTGTTCATCATGGCTGGCGGTATCATGGAGAAGGGCCGCATTGCTGCGCCTCTCGTGGCACTTGCTGAGCTGTTTATCGGGCACATCAAAGGCGGCCTGTCTGCGGCAACTGTTCTGGCTTCCGGCGTGTTCGGTTCCATCTCCGGCAGTGCAAACGCGACGCTGACCTGTATCGGTGGCATCATGATGCCGCACCTGCGCAAGGCTAACTATCCGCAAGGCCAGTCTGCTGCGCTGATTGTGAGTGCAGCACCGCTGGGTCTGCTGATCCCGCCGAGTGCTTCACACATTCTTTATGCCTGGGTTGCTCAGCAGTCCGTGCTGCGCGCATTCCTGTCTACGGTTATTCCGGGTCTGATCCTGATTACTTTGCTGATCGTTGTGAACCAGATCATGCTGCGCAAGTATAAAGACATCAAGCTGGAAGAGCGTCCAGAAAACTTCAACTTCGAGTTCAAGAAGCGTGGTCTGAAAGCGTTTCCTGCGCTGATGATGCCGGTCATCATCCTTGGTGGTATTTACGGCGGCGTGATGACGCCAACAGAAGCTGCCGGTGTAGCTGTGATCTATGCGATCCCTGTTGCGATCTACGTTTACCGTGGTCTGACCTGGAAGACCTTCCGTGAGACCGTGTTGAGCTCTGGCATTACCATTGGTGTGGTGATGGCGATGATCTTCATGGTTCTGATCGTTAGCCGCTTCCTGATCTTTGAAGACATCCCTGCGATTGCAGAGGAGTTCGTCTACTCCGTCTCTGAAGATCCGATCATGATCCTGCTGATGGTGAACCTGGTGATGATCATCATCGGTATGCTGATGGATGACATTTCCGGCATTCTGCTCTCAACACCTCTGCTTTTGCCAATCGTGCAGGGCGTTGGAATGGACCCGATCCACTTTGCAGCTGTTCTGGGTGTGAATCTGGGTATGGCGAACATTACACCGCCAACCGCACCGCTGCTGTATCTTGGCTCTAAGGTGACAGACACCTCCGTCGACAAGATGCTGAAGCCAACGCTGATGTTCATCTTCTTCGCGTGGCTACCAACGTTGGTCCTGACCACTTTCATTCCGCAGCTGGCGCTCTTCGTGCCAGACCTGCTGCTGAACTAA
- the dctP gene encoding TRAP transporter substrate-binding protein DctP, which yields MNKPSLKSVSKGFRRVLSVGAASAVALTLASSVYAADLRLKIAGTVPVDHEGTKMLKQIEKEIEAADVGLKVSVFPASQLGSGESLVEDTIRGNVDFVMAFIYSHKDPVLDIMSMPYLFTSWDDLENVMLNPESEYNKIINERLEKLGLKLFNHNPEGFVGVVANKKPEDYAGFGDKGMNIRVWSSAVVKDMAETLGYNTTTMAWGDMFPAMQSGIVDGTLCCTKQAAYTIFAKSNVGKYFVEYNAISEINSFYGSMKTWNKMNDEQKAVVKAAFDKASKQYFQFNKENDANFKQKLVESGYEVLSFTPEQEQALAARVREQVWPAMAEVVGQDTIDRLKKDFK from the coding sequence ATGAACAAACCTAGCCTTAAATCTGTATCAAAGGGTTTCCGTCGCGTTCTGAGCGTAGGTGCAGCAAGCGCAGTTGCTTTGACACTGGCTTCTTCAGTTTACGCAGCTGACCTGCGTTTGAAAATTGCTGGTACGGTTCCTGTCGATCACGAAGGCACCAAAATGCTGAAGCAGATCGAAAAGGAAATTGAGGCTGCAGATGTTGGACTGAAAGTTTCTGTCTTCCCTGCAAGCCAGCTCGGTTCCGGTGAGTCTTTGGTTGAAGATACCATCCGCGGTAACGTGGACTTTGTGATGGCATTCATCTACTCCCACAAAGACCCAGTGCTCGACATCATGTCCATGCCTTACCTGTTCACCAGCTGGGATGATCTGGAAAACGTGATGTTGAACCCAGAGTCCGAGTACAACAAGATCATCAACGAGCGTCTTGAAAAACTCGGCCTGAAGCTGTTCAACCACAACCCTGAAGGTTTTGTTGGCGTTGTTGCGAACAAGAAGCCTGAAGACTACGCTGGCTTTGGCGACAAAGGCATGAACATCCGCGTTTGGTCTTCTGCTGTGGTTAAAGACATGGCTGAAACACTGGGCTACAACACCACCACCATGGCTTGGGGTGACATGTTCCCTGCGATGCAGTCCGGTATTGTTGACGGCACCCTGTGCTGCACCAAGCAGGCTGCTTACACCATCTTCGCAAAATCCAACGTTGGTAAGTACTTCGTAGAGTACAATGCGATCTCTGAAATCAACTCTTTCTACGGTTCCATGAAAACCTGGAACAAGATGAACGACGAGCAGAAAGCTGTTGTGAAAGCTGCGTTTGACAAAGCTTCCAAGCAGTACTTCCAGTTCAACAAAGAGAACGATGCGAACTTCAAGCAGAAACTCGTAGAGTCCGGTTACGAAGTCCTGAGCTTCACCCCAGAACAGGAGCAGGCTCTGGCTGCACGTGTTCGTGAGCAGGTTTGGCCTGCAATGGCTGAAGTTGTTGGTCAGGACACCATTGACCGTCTGAAGAAAGACTTCAAATAA
- a CDS encoding TolC family outer membrane protein, producing MLFRGTSVALLMCALGVTSAHSASLRDAVETAVLTNPDIVESAANRRARDQELRASQSAFMPKLSVNASFGAERLRRAQSNTTEQWRAAKQVSVEAEQLLFDGFGSVNEIYRQSARVDGAALRVLERSEAIALDAVEAYIDVVRHQKILNKSKENTALHQRLAREVKERYDGGETGAADLAQVQERVAATRMITASVRKSLLDAMAKYRRVVGVAPNNLMAVSAANSAAAKSLSSALAMSRQSNPLILSAEADTDAAGFALEQSSSSFMPRVTLNGSANFGDDLNGYEGRSDDYRIMVRLKWNLYNGGYDSAMRGRAVEQLAEAQARVDRMRRETDEAVEQAWASVQTTRERISALRQSVSANQRVVSGYRQEYNIGQRSLLDVLNAENALFNSRIDLISAEYILKFSTYQLQGTTGNLLAMFDITPPAEARADRRGNTSVFPQAAGFQIEPLR from the coding sequence ATGCTTTTTCGAGGTACTTCTGTTGCACTTTTGATGTGCGCGTTGGGGGTAACGTCTGCTCATTCCGCGTCTTTAAGAGATGCCGTTGAAACCGCCGTTCTCACAAATCCGGACATTGTAGAGTCTGCAGCGAACAGAAGAGCGCGTGATCAGGAACTGCGTGCTTCTCAAAGTGCCTTCATGCCAAAGCTGAGCGTGAATGCATCCTTTGGTGCAGAGCGCCTTCGCAGAGCACAATCCAACACGACGGAACAGTGGCGCGCTGCCAAGCAGGTGAGCGTAGAAGCTGAGCAGCTGCTGTTTGATGGCTTTGGCTCTGTAAATGAGATCTACCGCCAGAGTGCCCGCGTTGATGGTGCTGCTCTGCGTGTGCTGGAGCGTTCTGAAGCGATCGCACTTGATGCCGTTGAAGCTTACATCGACGTTGTGCGTCACCAGAAGATCCTCAATAAATCTAAAGAGAACACAGCTCTTCACCAACGTCTGGCACGTGAAGTTAAAGAGCGTTACGACGGCGGTGAAACCGGCGCGGCTGACCTTGCTCAGGTTCAGGAACGTGTGGCTGCGACCCGTATGATCACTGCAAGCGTTCGCAAGTCTTTGCTGGATGCGATGGCGAAGTATCGCCGTGTGGTTGGTGTTGCTCCAAATAATCTGATGGCTGTTTCTGCAGCAAACTCTGCTGCTGCTAAGAGTCTTTCCTCTGCGCTTGCCATGTCTCGTCAGAGCAACCCGCTGATCCTTTCTGCTGAGGCAGATACAGATGCTGCTGGTTTTGCGCTTGAGCAGAGCAGCTCTTCTTTTATGCCGCGCGTTACTTTGAATGGTTCTGCGAACTTTGGTGATGACCTGAATGGTTATGAAGGCCGCAGTGATGACTACCGCATCATGGTTCGTCTGAAGTGGAACCTGTACAACGGCGGTTATGACAGTGCGATGCGTGGTCGTGCTGTTGAGCAGCTTGCTGAAGCTCAGGCTCGCGTAGACCGCATGCGCCGTGAAACCGATGAGGCTGTTGAGCAGGCATGGGCGTCTGTTCAGACAACCCGCGAGCGTATCTCTGCGTTGCGCCAGTCTGTTTCTGCAAATCAGCGCGTTGTGAGCGGATACCGTCAGGAATACAACATCGGTCAGCGTTCTTTGCTGGACGTGCTGAACGCAGAAAATGCGTTGTTTAACAGCCGTATCGATCTGATTTCAGCTGAGTACATCCTCAAGTTCTCTACCTACCAGCTGCAGGGTACCACGGGTAATCTGCTGGCGATGTTCGACATCACGCCACCAGCTGAGGCAAGAGCTGATCGCCGCGGGAACACTTCGGTCTTCCCTCAGGCAGCAGGTTTCCAGATTGAACCACTTCGTTAA